In the genome of Sinobacterium caligoides, one region contains:
- a CDS encoding HAD family hydrolase yields the protein MFEVYLFDWGDTLMVDSKDTAGKMCDWSEVQAMPGAYEVLEKLSQQAKIYIATGASSSSADDIEKAFQRVNMSQFIDGYFCQDNLGIAKGLPDFLPAIIARLGRPQAAIAMVGDSWQKDMQPALLAGIQPIWLSQQAEVASYPAIRIIRCLNELCCP from the coding sequence ATGTTTGAGGTTTATCTTTTTGACTGGGGTGACACCTTGATGGTCGACAGCAAAGACACCGCGGGGAAAATGTGTGATTGGTCTGAGGTGCAGGCGATGCCTGGCGCTTATGAAGTGTTAGAAAAGCTGTCTCAGCAGGCGAAAATTTATATTGCGACAGGGGCGTCGTCATCGAGTGCTGATGATATTGAGAAGGCGTTTCAGCGGGTCAATATGAGTCAGTTTATTGATGGCTACTTTTGCCAAGATAATCTTGGCATCGCGAAGGGGTTGCCTGACTTCCTACCGGCGATCATCGCACGTCTTGGTCGACCGCAGGCTGCTATCGCGATGGTCGGTGACAGCTGGCAGAAAGATATGCAGCCAGCCTTGCTCGCCGGCATCCAGCCGATCTGGCTGAGTCAACAGGCAGAAGTAGCGAGCTATCCAGCGATACGGATTATTCGATGCTTAAACGAGCTGTGTTGCCCTTAA
- a CDS encoding ketopantoate reductase family protein encodes MQHWVIIGGGAIGCLWAASLQQQHIAASLVVRNNDALTRYRTAGGISLQRSTTTFQCQPTAYTAVQYDHPIDRLIIATKAQHTAQALASVASRLTDDCIILSLQNGMGQQQHILDHYPNARLYCGVSTDGAYLQSPFHVVHAGAGTTRIGRYPENAHDTPETSALIAELPTDVLTICADQHIERQLWQKLAINCLINPLTALYRCHNGELINHPQARPRLEQLAEELDRIIAAEGLAELVPAALSTALNVAKITAANRSSMFADVLAGRDTEINFITGYLCQRAAQHNIKVPCNQKVLDDIRLLKPNA; translated from the coding sequence ATGCAGCACTGGGTAATTATTGGCGGCGGTGCCATCGGTTGTCTATGGGCCGCCAGTTTACAACAACAGCATATTGCCGCAAGCCTCGTGGTCAGGAATAATGACGCTTTAACGCGCTATCGCACCGCCGGTGGCATTAGCCTACAACGCTCGACGACGACATTTCAATGCCAGCCAACAGCCTACACAGCAGTACAGTACGACCATCCCATCGACCGCCTGATCATCGCCACTAAGGCTCAGCATACCGCCCAAGCACTTGCCAGCGTAGCATCACGCTTAACCGATGACTGCATCATCCTGAGCCTACAGAACGGCATGGGCCAACAGCAGCACATCCTCGACCACTACCCTAATGCTCGACTCTATTGTGGTGTCAGCACCGACGGTGCTTATCTGCAATCGCCCTTTCATGTGGTACATGCCGGCGCAGGTACCACACGCATTGGTCGCTACCCAGAAAACGCTCACGACACCCCAGAGACTAGCGCGCTGATCGCCGAGCTGCCAACCGACGTGTTAACTATCTGCGCCGATCAACACATCGAACGACAGCTGTGGCAGAAGCTGGCCATCAACTGCCTAATCAACCCCCTCACCGCCCTCTATCGCTGCCATAACGGGGAGTTGATCAACCACCCCCAAGCTCGCCCACGACTCGAACAACTCGCTGAAGAGCTCGATCGTATTATCGCCGCCGAAGGCCTTGCAGAGCTCGTTCCCGCCGCTCTATCGACCGCCTTAAACGTGGCGAAGATCACCGCCGCCAATCGCTCATCGATGTTCGCTGACGTACTTGCGGGACGTGACACCGAGATCAACTTTATTACCGGCTACCTCTGCCAACGAGCCGCGCAACACAACATAAAAGTCCCGTGTAACCAAAAGGTGTTAGACGACATCAGATTGCTCAAGCCTAACGCTTAA
- a CDS encoding YajQ family cyclic di-GMP-binding protein, which translates to MPSFDVISEVDKHQLTNAVDQARRVIETRFDFKGADASFQLDGLVVTMQAEAEFQVTQLGDILIGTLHKCKIDPAAMELGDMTQSGMTCRQLATFKDGLETDVCRKICKLIKDTKMKVKSTIQDQQVRVEGKKRDDLQQIMALLRGEELDQPLQFKNFRD; encoded by the coding sequence ATGCCCAGTTTTGACGTTATCTCTGAAGTTGATAAGCACCAGCTAACCAATGCCGTTGATCAGGCTCGACGGGTGATCGAGACCCGCTTCGATTTTAAGGGGGCGGATGCCAGCTTCCAACTCGACGGCCTCGTGGTGACCATGCAAGCGGAGGCGGAATTCCAGGTGACACAGCTGGGCGATATCCTGATTGGTACGCTGCATAAATGTAAGATCGACCCCGCTGCGATGGAACTGGGTGACATGACGCAGTCTGGTATGACGTGTCGACAGCTGGCCACCTTTAAAGATGGGCTAGAAACCGACGTCTGTCGCAAGATCTGCAAGTTGATTAAAGACACTAAAATGAAGGTGAAGTCGACAATTCAGGACCAACAAGTGCGTGTGGAGGGCAAGAAACGCGATGACTTGCAGCAGATCATGGCGTTATTGCGCGGCGAAGAGTTAGATCAGCCATTACAGTTTAAAAATTTCCGTGATTAA
- a CDS encoding TIGR03619 family F420-dependent LLM class oxidoreductase, translating to MKLGFNSMNTLKDPSPFTLAKALEERDFESLWYGEHSHIPMSLRTPYPGGGTLPEPYKGMMDPYVSLMAAASVTKNLKLGTGIALLLERELFSQAKTIATLDQHSGGRVIIGTGVGWNEEEFSNCSQLPWKRRFTALKETVEAQRCLFSEPEPEYHGSLIDFDKVWFEPKPLQRGGPKTLLGVMGPVGIKHAAQWADGWMPADVALPDVVQSVQDFRHLVAEFGRDPSEVEITIVVMDNPTADKLKAYRDAGVDRALIGIGMDNWDKPEIIWPMLDEFAPLIPELSA from the coding sequence ATGAAGCTCGGCTTTAATTCTATGAATACGCTGAAAGACCCCTCGCCGTTTACGTTGGCGAAGGCGCTTGAAGAGCGTGATTTTGAGTCGCTCTGGTACGGTGAACACAGCCATATTCCGATGTCTTTGCGGACGCCCTATCCCGGTGGTGGCACGCTGCCAGAACCCTATAAGGGTATGATGGATCCTTATGTTTCACTAATGGCCGCGGCCAGTGTGACCAAAAACCTTAAGCTGGGCACAGGGATCGCGTTGCTGTTGGAGCGAGAGTTATTTTCTCAGGCGAAGACTATCGCGACCCTCGACCAACACTCCGGTGGCAGAGTGATTATTGGCACCGGTGTCGGTTGGAATGAGGAAGAGTTTTCTAACTGCAGTCAGCTACCCTGGAAACGACGCTTTACTGCTCTGAAGGAAACCGTCGAGGCGCAGCGCTGTTTGTTCAGTGAGCCGGAGCCGGAGTATCACGGCAGTCTAATCGATTTTGATAAGGTTTGGTTCGAGCCTAAGCCACTACAGCGGGGGGGGCCGAAGACGCTGCTGGGGGTGATGGGACCTGTCGGTATTAAGCACGCGGCGCAGTGGGCTGATGGTTGGATGCCGGCCGATGTGGCGTTGCCCGACGTGGTGCAATCGGTACAAGACTTTCGGCATCTCGTAGCTGAGTTTGGCCGTGACCCCAGTGAGGTGGAAATCACCATCGTGGTGATGGATAACCCAACCGCAGACAAGTTGAAGGCTTATCGTGATGCCGGTGTTGATCGTGCATTGATCGGCATCGGTATGGACAACTGGGATAAGCCGGAGATCATTTGGCCCATGCTCGATGAGTTTGCACCGCTGATTCCCGAGCTGTCAGCTTAG
- a CDS encoding TonB-dependent receptor plug domain-containing protein produces MKHTLLALPLAIVSANALLANTTLASEAPEEIMEEMVVVGNRIATPISKVLAPVTVIDKDDINRRQPPSLGALLATTPGVNMVQSGSTGAQTALMIRGSKTAQSVVLLDGLRIGSATTGSTAYQYIDPESIDRVEIVRGARSSLYGADAVGGVIQLFTNDGTASEDYSKAIIKQSYGSHNTLSSVLGIKGQQDDTFYQLSASHHEGEGFDSTAEKGNGNDDKDAFRNTSITASLGKHFGENFTLKGSFYQSKGKSEYDINKPTDSKYNPLPTSTHINPYTDYLVQAASIKASLQATENWRTELVFGGSKDGNVSKDSFSEENNNVLALASKFNTQRYFASWLNEITITNQQRIIAGIDTQYDKIDTSDNYDKDNRYNNAVYAQYEVDFSRSQLSLSARSDDNSTYGRNNTGHAEFGFDLTDNINIVTSVGTAFRAPSFNDLYYPNDGGSKGNPDITPETSTNKEFSIRGDYDVVDWQVNLFHNNVDDLIEWGYNPETFYSQPENISKATLKGYELIATTEFYQWKLNANYTRLMAENDNTGKTLQNRPEHSADIDLSRTLNDWTFTIEQQIRSSSYSDRANNNELSGYGLTHLRLSYAINPEWQVTAALNNIFDKEYYTNADFYNINYNNDGFNTLLSVAYTPSW; encoded by the coding sequence ATGAAACACACATTACTTGCTCTACCTTTGGCGATTGTTAGCGCCAATGCCCTGTTAGCCAATACAACCTTAGCCAGCGAAGCTCCAGAAGAAATCATGGAGGAAATGGTCGTCGTCGGCAACCGCATCGCAACCCCCATCAGCAAAGTTTTGGCCCCTGTCACCGTTATTGATAAAGATGATATCAATCGCCGCCAGCCTCCTTCTTTAGGTGCGCTATTGGCCACGACACCTGGTGTCAATATGGTACAGAGTGGTAGTACCGGTGCACAAACGGCACTCATGATTCGCGGCTCGAAAACAGCGCAATCCGTGGTACTACTGGACGGTCTTCGCATTGGCTCCGCAACAACAGGCTCCACAGCCTATCAATATATTGACCCAGAGAGTATCGATCGCGTCGAAATAGTCCGCGGCGCGCGCTCCAGCCTGTATGGTGCCGATGCTGTTGGCGGTGTTATTCAGCTATTTACCAATGATGGCACGGCGAGTGAAGACTATAGTAAAGCCATTATCAAACAGAGCTATGGCTCACATAACACACTCAGTAGCGTCCTCGGTATCAAAGGGCAGCAAGATGATACTTTTTATCAATTATCCGCCTCACATCACGAGGGCGAAGGCTTCGACAGCACGGCTGAAAAGGGCAACGGTAACGATGACAAGGACGCATTTCGCAACACCAGCATAACGGCCTCATTGGGCAAGCACTTCGGCGAAAATTTCACATTGAAGGGTAGCTTCTACCAGTCCAAGGGGAAAAGTGAATACGATATCAATAAACCCACAGACTCTAAGTACAACCCTCTACCGACAAGCACGCATATCAATCCTTATACTGACTACCTTGTTCAAGCTGCCTCAATAAAAGCCTCACTACAAGCCACTGAAAACTGGCGTACAGAATTGGTGTTTGGCGGCAGTAAAGACGGCAACGTTAGCAAAGACAGTTTCTCCGAAGAGAACAATAACGTATTAGCCCTAGCATCAAAGTTCAACACTCAGCGTTACTTTGCCAGCTGGCTCAACGAAATCACCATCACCAATCAGCAACGAATCATCGCCGGTATCGACACCCAATATGACAAGATCGATACAAGCGACAACTACGATAAAGACAATCGATACAACAACGCCGTCTACGCACAATACGAAGTGGATTTTTCACGCAGCCAGCTCTCCCTCTCTGCCCGCAGCGACGACAACAGCACCTACGGACGTAACAACACCGGCCACGCCGAGTTTGGCTTTGACCTGACAGACAACATCAATATCGTCACCAGCGTAGGTACCGCCTTCCGTGCACCGAGCTTCAACGATTTATATTACCCTAATGACGGCGGGTCTAAAGGCAACCCAGACATCACACCAGAGACTTCAACCAATAAAGAATTCTCTATTCGTGGCGACTACGATGTCGTCGACTGGCAGGTCAACCTTTTCCACAACAACGTTGACGACCTGATTGAGTGGGGCTACAACCCCGAGACATTCTACTCTCAACCAGAAAATATCAGTAAAGCAACCCTCAAAGGCTATGAGCTTATCGCTACGACCGAGTTTTATCAGTGGAAATTAAACGCCAACTACACGCGACTGATGGCCGAGAATGACAACACAGGTAAAACCTTACAAAATCGACCAGAGCACTCCGCCGACATCGACTTAAGCCGAACACTGAATGATTGGACGTTCACTATCGAGCAGCAAATTCGCTCCTCATCCTATAGCGATCGTGCAAATAACAACGAACTATCAGGCTACGGCTTGACACACCTACGCCTCAGCTACGCTATCAACCCAGAGTGGCAAGTAACTGCTGCATTAAATAACATTTTTGACAAAGAATATTATACCAATGCTGATTTCTATAATATCAATTACAACAACGACGGTTTCAACACGCTGCTGAGCGTCGCCTACACCCCTAGCTGGTAA
- a CDS encoding cobyric acid synthase: MTTMQDANRSIPTLMVQGTTSDAGKSVLTTALCRALYNRGYRIAPFKPQNMALNSAVTEDGGEIGRAQAVQAEACRLAPHTDMNPILLKPNTDIGAQVIIHGRAIGDMNARLYHDYKKQAMQFVLESHRRLGEHYQAVIVEGAGSPAEINLRQNDIANMGFAEAVDCPVILVADIDRGGVFAHLTGTLELLSETERARVKGMVINRFRGDIALLTSGLDWLEERTGIPVLGVLPYLQNFHLEAEDAISHSQDNSQAELKIIIPRLPRISNHTDFDVLRLHPQVDLQYVGADDVIPPCDLIILPGTKNVRHDLALLQQHGWGELINKHLRYGGKLLAICGGYQMLGKHIHDPTGIESASGSSDGFGLFDIETTLEPEKQLKRAVGSLFDGARIGGYEIHAGITTGSALERPAIHFDNGSTDGAISADGQILGCYLHGLFDHSEALASLLRWAGIKEAQSIDYQARREYDIERLSACVEEHMDMEKVVDMLGLER, encoded by the coding sequence ATGACCACCATGCAGGACGCCAACCGTTCTATTCCCACGCTGATGGTACAAGGTACCACCAGCGACGCCGGCAAGAGTGTACTGACGACCGCACTCTGCCGTGCGCTTTACAATCGCGGCTACCGCATCGCACCGTTTAAGCCACAGAATATGGCGCTCAACAGCGCCGTTACTGAAGACGGTGGCGAGATTGGCCGCGCCCAAGCGGTACAGGCCGAAGCCTGTCGGCTCGCCCCGCACACCGACATGAACCCGATTTTACTCAAACCCAATACCGATATCGGTGCCCAGGTCATCATTCACGGCCGCGCCATCGGTGACATGAACGCCCGCCTGTATCATGACTACAAAAAGCAGGCGATGCAGTTCGTACTGGAATCACACCGCCGACTCGGCGAGCACTACCAAGCCGTCATCGTCGAAGGCGCCGGCAGCCCGGCCGAGATCAACCTGCGTCAAAACGATATCGCCAATATGGGCTTTGCCGAGGCCGTCGACTGCCCGGTCATCCTCGTCGCCGACATTGATCGTGGCGGCGTCTTCGCCCACCTCACCGGCACCCTCGAGCTACTCAGCGAGACCGAGCGAGCTCGTGTCAAAGGCATGGTCATCAACCGCTTTCGCGGTGATATTGCGCTACTCACCTCAGGACTCGACTGGCTCGAAGAACGCACAGGCATTCCCGTATTGGGCGTCTTACCTTATCTACAGAACTTCCACCTCGAGGCTGAAGACGCCATCAGCCACAGCCAAGATAACAGCCAGGCCGAGCTCAAAATCATCATCCCGCGCCTGCCGCGCATCAGTAATCACACCGATTTCGACGTGCTTCGCCTGCACCCACAGGTCGACCTACAATACGTCGGCGCTGACGATGTCATCCCCCCCTGCGATCTAATTATTCTCCCTGGCACCAAGAATGTTCGCCACGATTTAGCCTTATTACAACAACACGGCTGGGGAGAGCTGATCAACAAACACCTGCGCTACGGCGGTAAACTATTAGCGATCTGTGGCGGCTATCAGATGCTTGGGAAACACATCCACGACCCCACAGGCATCGAGAGCGCCAGCGGCTCTAGCGACGGCTTCGGTCTGTTCGATATAGAGACCACCCTAGAGCCCGAGAAGCAGCTAAAGCGCGCCGTGGGCAGTCTCTTTGATGGCGCCCGCATTGGCGGCTACGAGATTCACGCTGGCATCACCACCGGCAGCGCCCTCGAGCGCCCCGCTATCCACTTCGATAACGGCAGCACTGATGGCGCCATCAGTGCCGACGGTCAGATCCTCGGCTGCTACCTGCACGGCCTGTTCGATCACAGCGAAGCCCTCGCCAGCCTGCTACGCTGGGCAGGCATCAAAGAAGCACAGAGTATCGATTATCAAGCGAGGCGCGAGTATGACATAGAGCGTCTCAGCGCCTGTGTCGAGGAGCACATGGATATGGAGAAGGTGGTCGATATGTTGGGCTTAGAGCGATGA
- the tsaA gene encoding tRNA (N6-threonylcarbamoyladenosine(37)-N6)-methyltransferase TrmO has translation MSTEQPGYHIEPIAFVRSPYREKFGIPRQPQLAPDVEAIIELAAPYDRGEALTGLEQSSHIWLQFIFHHTADKAWKPTVRPPRLGGNRRLGVFATRATHRPNALGLSVVKLLEVITSPSPALRISGCDLLDGTPIVDIKPYIPYVDRVEEAHNLIASEAPALIEVALSERAKEDCARFEQNRGIALAKLLRQILAQDPKPAYQPFNESRIYGMKLFDQNVTWRYRQNNQQWQLWVVAISPLEA, from the coding sequence ATGAGTACAGAGCAACCGGGCTATCACATCGAACCCATCGCCTTTGTACGCTCACCCTATCGAGAGAAATTTGGCATTCCGCGACAGCCACAACTCGCCCCGGATGTTGAGGCCATCATCGAGCTCGCCGCCCCCTATGACCGAGGCGAAGCACTGACGGGGTTAGAGCAGTCCAGTCACATCTGGCTACAATTTATCTTCCACCACACCGCCGATAAAGCCTGGAAACCCACAGTGCGGCCGCCAAGGCTCGGCGGCAATCGACGCCTCGGCGTCTTCGCCACGCGCGCCACCCATCGCCCCAACGCACTGGGATTATCCGTCGTCAAACTACTCGAGGTCATCACCAGCCCTAGCCCCGCGCTGCGCATCAGCGGTTGCGACCTATTGGACGGCACGCCTATCGTCGACATCAAGCCCTATATTCCCTATGTCGACCGCGTCGAGGAGGCCCACAATCTAATCGCCAGCGAAGCACCGGCGCTTATTGAAGTGGCTTTGAGTGAACGCGCGAAAGAGGATTGTGCTCGTTTTGAGCAAAACCGAGGCATTGCCCTGGCCAAGCTACTCCGGCAGATACTGGCCCAGGACCCGAAGCCAGCCTACCAGCCCTTCAACGAAAGTCGCATTTACGGTATGAAACTATTCGATCAGAATGTCACTTGGCGATATCGTCAAAACAATCAGCAGTGGCAACTATGGGTCGTCGCCATTAGCCCGCTGGAAGCCTAG
- a CDS encoding DMT family transporter, whose amino-acid sequence MGEMKVMEEMNKGYLYALAAVVIWSGFILVSRMGGVSGLLPYDVIAIRYVTCAAILLPIWWFKYRFSLFDVRLIVASIVGGLAYALCVFRGFQLAPASHAAVLLPGLMPLFIILLSVLINREPQPGTKWFGVAVITFGVGVLFAEQFSQTQQLSSGHLWLAAAALLWALFSVLIKRWDITPWQATVSLAVVTSVLYLPVYWLWLPKAIAVDLWHDILLQAFYQGVLATIIQMIFYVKAVQYIGPSSMGAMMAIVPILSGVAALFVFDEPLTTSLTVGLLSVSIGAWLSHSRWFHRRLQRDWGKGVSPVVKS is encoded by the coding sequence ATGGGGGAGATGAAAGTAATGGAAGAGATGAACAAAGGGTATCTCTACGCACTCGCGGCAGTGGTAATCTGGAGTGGCTTTATTTTAGTGTCGCGTATGGGAGGAGTCAGTGGTTTGCTGCCCTACGATGTGATTGCTATTCGCTACGTGACTTGTGCCGCTATATTGCTGCCGATTTGGTGGTTTAAATACCGTTTTTCACTGTTTGACGTTCGGCTTATTGTGGCGAGTATTGTGGGTGGCCTCGCTTATGCGCTGTGTGTTTTTCGTGGTTTTCAGCTGGCACCAGCCTCGCATGCTGCGGTGCTGCTGCCGGGGCTGATGCCGCTGTTCATTATACTGCTGTCGGTGTTGATTAATCGTGAGCCACAGCCGGGTACGAAATGGTTCGGTGTAGCAGTGATTACCTTTGGCGTCGGTGTGTTGTTTGCGGAGCAGTTTTCTCAGACGCAGCAACTGTCTAGTGGGCACCTCTGGTTGGCGGCTGCAGCGTTGCTCTGGGCGTTGTTTTCGGTATTGATTAAGCGCTGGGATATAACCCCTTGGCAGGCGACGGTGAGCTTGGCGGTAGTGACTTCTGTGTTGTATCTGCCGGTTTATTGGTTGTGGTTACCGAAGGCGATTGCCGTCGATCTCTGGCATGATATCTTACTGCAAGCTTTCTATCAGGGTGTCTTGGCGACCATCATCCAGATGATCTTTTATGTTAAGGCTGTGCAATATATCGGCCCCTCTTCTATGGGCGCGATGATGGCTATCGTACCGATCCTATCCGGTGTCGCAGCGCTATTCGTTTTTGATGAGCCGTTAACGACGAGTTTAACGGTTGGCCTGTTGTCGGTGAGCATAGGAGCGTGGTTGTCACACAGTCGCTGGTTTCATCGGCGTCTACAGCGAGACTGGGGTAAAGGTGTGTCGCCGGTGGTGAAAAGTTAG
- the bluB gene encoding 5,6-dimethylbenzimidazole synthase, which produces MSKHRYSDIERDAVYKAIFERRDMRHFTSEAVDPAVLQRLLVAAHHAPSVGFMQPWRFIRITDRALRGQLYDAFAEEVQRTAEQLSEKSQAVRGLKLEGIREAGEILVVTLQDRRDQYVLGRRTMPEMDLASASCAIQNMWLAARAEGLGLGWVSIFEPDTLRELLSIPDGASPIAILCIGHVDEFYPEPMLATENWRQRLDIEQVVMENQWQDDDFEQ; this is translated from the coding sequence ATGAGCAAACATCGCTATTCCGATATCGAACGTGACGCCGTCTATAAGGCGATCTTCGAACGCCGCGATATGCGCCACTTCACCTCCGAGGCGGTTGACCCGGCCGTTTTACAGCGTCTACTCGTTGCTGCTCACCATGCCCCAAGCGTCGGCTTCATGCAGCCCTGGCGTTTTATTCGCATCACCGATCGCGCCCTGCGCGGGCAGCTCTACGATGCCTTTGCCGAAGAGGTACAGCGCACCGCCGAGCAGCTCAGCGAGAAATCCCAGGCCGTCAGAGGGCTCAAACTCGAAGGCATTCGCGAAGCCGGGGAGATTCTCGTCGTCACCCTGCAGGATCGCCGCGACCAATATGTACTAGGGCGCCGCACCATGCCGGAGATGGACCTGGCCTCCGCCAGCTGCGCCATCCAAAATATGTGGCTGGCCGCCCGCGCCGAAGGCCTCGGCCTCGGCTGGGTTTCGATCTTCGAGCCCGATACCCTGCGTGAGCTACTGAGCATCCCCGACGGTGCCTCCCCCATCGCCATCCTCTGTATCGGTCATGTCGATGAATTCTACCCCGAGCCGATGCTCGCCACCGAAAACTGGCGACAGCGTCTCGACATCGAACAGGTGGTGATGGAGAACCAATGGCAAGACGATGACTTCGAACAGTGA
- a CDS encoding LysR family transcriptional regulator: MELSDLNVFKEVAQLGGITLAAKKLNRVPSNITTRIQKLERELGKKLFIREKNRLRISTAGEQLLSYAEQILDLAEQAVTDLGQDQPKGPLKLGAMEAVAATRLVEPLMCFHQRFTEVSLNVKCANTGELIDWVLSGELDMAFVADPVADPRLGILPAYKETLVLVSALGHRPIQQPCDLGPEATLLGFSHRCVYRNRLTEWLNQGGNITKVIEINSYHALLSCVAAGMGVGVVPKALLEYYHFRENIQMHTLPQPWSQSQTALIWRHDSLKASMSAFIDCLKN, encoded by the coding sequence ATGGAGTTATCCGACCTTAATGTTTTCAAAGAAGTCGCTCAATTAGGCGGCATCACCCTCGCCGCGAAAAAACTCAACCGCGTCCCCTCCAACATCACCACACGTATTCAAAAGCTGGAGAGGGAGCTGGGTAAAAAGCTGTTTATCAGGGAGAAGAATCGGTTACGTATATCTACCGCCGGTGAACAGCTGCTGAGTTATGCTGAGCAGATCCTTGATTTAGCCGAACAGGCTGTAACTGACTTGGGGCAAGACCAGCCAAAAGGCCCCCTTAAGCTTGGTGCCATGGAGGCCGTTGCCGCGACACGGTTGGTGGAGCCGTTAATGTGTTTTCATCAGCGCTTTACCGAAGTCAGCCTAAACGTCAAATGTGCCAACACGGGTGAGCTGATTGACTGGGTGCTATCGGGAGAGCTCGACATGGCTTTCGTCGCCGATCCCGTCGCCGACCCCCGGCTCGGCATCCTACCTGCCTATAAGGAGACGCTGGTTTTGGTTTCTGCACTTGGCCACCGCCCCATTCAACAGCCTTGTGATCTCGGGCCAGAAGCCACACTACTCGGCTTTAGTCACCGCTGTGTCTATCGAAATCGACTCACCGAGTGGCTCAATCAAGGTGGTAATATCACCAAGGTCATCGAGATCAATTCCTACCACGCACTACTGAGCTGCGTTGCCGCTGGCATGGGCGTCGGCGTGGTGCCCAAAGCGCTGCTCGAGTACTACCACTTTCGAGAAAATATCCAGATGCACACGCTGCCGCAACCCTGGAGCCAGAGCCAGACCGCGTTAATCTGGCGCCACGACTCACTCAAAGCAAGTATGAGCGCCTTCATCGACTGCTTGAAAAACTAG
- a CDS encoding 2OG-Fe(II) oxygenase → MTADIDTLADTVADALANDGYIILPDGPGKQISHALYQRARELSDSQWQAAGIGRHGDHLLAKEIRSDRLHWLDYEHQAEANYLTWLEQMRIALNRRLFLGLFDSESHFAVYQPGDFYRRHIDAFRGRSNRTLTIVYYLNPEWAQADGGELCLYDTIDKQSVRGQEPLIESVLPSFGKMVIFLSEKFPHEVLTTQKTRYSIATWYRINSSDHGFIDTAK, encoded by the coding sequence ATGACTGCCGATATCGATACACTCGCCGACACTGTCGCCGACGCCCTGGCTAACGATGGCTATATTATTCTGCCGGACGGCCCCGGCAAGCAAATCAGCCACGCGCTCTACCAACGGGCGAGAGAGCTCTCCGACTCACAGTGGCAGGCTGCCGGCATTGGCCGTCACGGCGATCACCTACTTGCCAAAGAGATACGAAGCGACCGACTTCACTGGCTAGACTACGAACATCAGGCAGAGGCTAACTATCTCACCTGGCTGGAACAAATGCGCATCGCTCTTAACCGCCGCCTCTTCCTCGGCTTATTCGACTCTGAAAGCCATTTTGCCGTCTATCAACCCGGTGATTTCTATCGTAGACATATCGATGCCTTCCGTGGCCGCAGCAACCGTACCTTGACCATCGTCTACTACCTCAACCCCGAGTGGGCGCAGGCAGACGGCGGCGAGCTGTGCCTCTACGATACCATCGACAAGCAAAGCGTGAGAGGGCAAGAACCCTTAATAGAAAGTGTTTTACCGAGCTTTGGCAAGATGGTGATCTTCCTCAGCGAAAAGTTTCCCCACGAAGTATTAACGACACAGAAGACTCGCTATAGCATCGCCACCTGGTACCGCATCAACAGCAGCGATCACGGCTTTATCGATACAGCGAAATAA
- a CDS encoding VF530 family DNA-binding protein produces MSEQPNNPLHGITLKTIVTELEQHYGWDGLADRVDVRCFRYDPSVKSALKFLRRTPWAREKIEALYLALLNNPYGKD; encoded by the coding sequence ATGAGCGAACAGCCGAACAATCCTCTGCACGGTATTACCTTAAAGACGATCGTAACCGAGCTTGAACAGCATTATGGTTGGGATGGTTTGGCCGACCGCGTCGATGTGCGCTGTTTTCGTTATGACCCGAGCGTTAAGTCGGCATTAAAGTTCTTGCGTCGTACACCTTGGGCGCGGGAGAAGATAGAGGCGCTTTACTTGGCGCTGCTGAATAACCCTTATGGTAAAGATTGA